The Rhizobium leguminosarum genome includes a region encoding these proteins:
- the mgtE gene encoding magnesium transporter: protein MNINRFPLRAGHAARAFINNSRGATIAERVESLNALSIQDAGRILCGMPLDYAVNILDRPELRNAAQILALISAEDAARLLHGMSNDRVADVLLELDGETRARLFSSLDEPVRIAIQHLMGYPPRTAGGIMTTEFVSVPDSWTVARTLDHVRQVERSRETVYAIYVLDEVSHALLHVVTLRRLITGEPEASILSVAQKGAPVSADPLMKQEDVARLIRKHDLLALPVTDEQGQMLGIVTVDDVIDTMISDTTEAAQKFGGMEALGQPYMKISFAGMIRKRAGWLAALFLGEMLTASAMQHFEGELEKAVVLTLFIPLIMSSGGNSGSQATSLIIRALALGELKLSDWWKVLLRELPTGIVLGAILGLVGFIRIVFWQSAGLYDYGPHWQMVAVTVFAALIGIVTFGSICGSMLPFVLQKLRLDPASASAPFVATLVDVTGLVIYFSVALLILSGTLL from the coding sequence ATGAACATCAATCGCTTCCCTCTTCGGGCAGGCCATGCCGCCCGTGCCTTCATCAACAACAGCCGCGGCGCAACGATCGCCGAACGCGTCGAATCATTGAACGCTCTGAGCATCCAGGACGCCGGGCGTATTCTATGCGGCATGCCGCTGGACTATGCGGTCAACATCCTGGACCGGCCGGAGCTTCGCAACGCCGCACAGATCCTTGCGCTGATCAGCGCCGAGGATGCCGCACGGCTGCTGCACGGCATGTCGAACGACCGCGTCGCCGACGTGCTGCTCGAACTCGACGGCGAGACCCGTGCCCGGCTGTTCTCCAGCCTCGACGAACCGGTGCGCATTGCCATCCAGCACCTGATGGGCTATCCGCCGCGCACGGCCGGCGGCATCATGACGACGGAGTTCGTCAGCGTGCCTGATAGCTGGACCGTCGCCCGCACACTCGACCATGTGCGTCAGGTCGAACGCTCGCGCGAGACCGTCTACGCCATCTATGTGCTCGACGAGGTCAGCCATGCGCTGCTGCATGTGGTGACGCTGCGTCGCCTCATCACCGGCGAACCGGAGGCTTCTATCCTCTCGGTGGCACAGAAGGGCGCGCCGGTTTCGGCCGATCCGCTGATGAAGCAGGAGGACGTCGCCCGGCTGATCCGCAAGCACGATCTGCTCGCCCTGCCCGTCACCGACGAACAGGGGCAGATGCTCGGCATCGTCACCGTCGACGACGTGATCGACACGATGATCTCAGACACGACGGAAGCGGCCCAGAAGTTCGGCGGCATGGAGGCGCTCGGCCAGCCCTACATGAAGATCAGCTTCGCCGGCATGATCCGCAAGCGCGCCGGCTGGCTCGCAGCCCTGTTCCTCGGCGAGATGCTGACGGCAAGCGCCATGCAGCATTTCGAAGGCGAGCTGGAAAAGGCCGTGGTGCTGACGCTGTTCATCCCGCTGATCATGAGCTCGGGCGGCAATTCCGGTTCGCAGGCGACGTCGCTGATCATCCGGGCGCTGGCACTCGGCGAGCTGAAGCTCTCGGACTGGTGGAAGGTGCTTTTGCGCGAACTGCCGACGGGCATCGTGCTCGGCGCGATCCTCGGCCTCGTCGGCTTCATCCGCATCGTCTTCTGGCAGTCGGCCGGGCTCTACGACTACGGCCCGCACTGGCAGATGGTCGCCGTCACGGTGTTTGCCGCCCTGATCGGGATCGTCACCTTCGGCTCGATCTGCGGTTCGATGCTGCCCTTCGTGCTGCAGAAGCTCCGGCTCGATCCGGCCAGCGCCTCGGCCCCCTTCGTCGCCACGCTGGTCGACGTCACCGGGCTCGTCATCTACTTCTCGGTGGCGCTGCTCATCCTCAGCGGGACGCTGCTGTAG
- a CDS encoding zinc-binding alcohol dehydrogenase family protein — MRAVAYKTPQPISAETSLIDVELPMPEAGGHDLLVEIKAVSVNPVDVKVRAHSAPPTDELKVLGWDAAGIVKAIGADVTLFRPGDEVFYSGVISRPGSNAEFHLVDERIVGGKPKSLDFAAAAALPLTSITAYEALFDRLKVQDAVSGAGRSILIIGGAGGVGSIAIQIARALTDLTVIATASRPETQDWVKELGAHHVVDHSRPIAPQVAALGIGAPGFIFSTTNTDSHIGDIVEAIAPQGRFALIDDPKTLDIVPFKRKAVSVHWELMFTRPLYGTPDMIEQHKLLNKISELVDAGKIRTTLSEIVGPINAANLKTAHAMVESGRMKGKAVLAGF; from the coding sequence ATGCGCGCCGTCGCCTATAAAACGCCACAACCGATCTCCGCCGAAACCTCGCTGATCGATGTCGAGCTGCCGATGCCGGAGGCTGGGGGACACGATCTGCTCGTCGAAATCAAAGCCGTTTCGGTCAATCCCGTCGACGTGAAGGTGCGCGCCCATTCCGCGCCGCCCACGGACGAACTCAAGGTGCTCGGCTGGGATGCCGCCGGCATCGTCAAGGCCATCGGCGCCGATGTCACCCTGTTCAGGCCGGGCGACGAGGTGTTCTACTCCGGGGTCATCAGCCGCCCGGGCAGCAATGCCGAATTCCATCTCGTCGACGAGCGCATCGTCGGCGGCAAACCGAAGAGCCTCGATTTCGCTGCCGCGGCCGCCCTGCCGCTGACCTCGATCACTGCCTACGAAGCGCTGTTCGACCGGCTGAAGGTGCAGGACGCGGTTTCGGGAGCGGGACGATCCATCCTGATCATCGGCGGCGCTGGCGGCGTCGGCTCGATCGCCATTCAGATCGCCCGGGCATTGACCGACCTGACGGTGATCGCCACGGCCTCGCGGCCGGAAACGCAGGACTGGGTAAAGGAACTCGGCGCGCATCATGTCGTCGACCATTCCAGGCCGATCGCGCCGCAGGTGGCAGCGCTCGGCATAGGCGCGCCGGGATTCATATTCTCTACCACCAATACCGATAGCCATATCGGCGACATCGTCGAAGCGATTGCACCGCAGGGCCGCTTCGCATTGATCGACGATCCGAAGACGCTCGACATCGTGCCCTTCAAGCGCAAGGCCGTCTCCGTCCATTGGGAGCTGATGTTCACCCGCCCGCTCTACGGCACGCCTGACATGATCGAGCAGCACAAGCTGCTGAACAAGATTTCCGAGCTCGTCGACGCCGGAAAGATCCGCACCACGCTTTCAGAAATCGTCGGGCCGATCAATGCGGCGAACCTCAAGACGGCGCATGCCATGGTCGAAAGCGGCAGGATGAAGGGCAAGGCGGTGCTTGCAGGATTCTGA
- a CDS encoding winged helix-turn-helix transcriptional regulator, producing MSLPRAKLIQNFPGCPVEATLTYLDGKWKGVILFHLMQGTLRFNELRRKLPAVTQRMLTKQLRELEESGLVSRTVYPVVPPRVEYAMTPLGMTLKPVIQALAAWGDDYVFCSPEGRELRLASDGLRAPVAALEA from the coding sequence ATGTCATTGCCACGCGCCAAGCTCATCCAGAATTTCCCCGGCTGCCCGGTCGAAGCGACGCTGACTTACCTCGACGGGAAGTGGAAGGGCGTGATCCTCTTTCATCTGATGCAAGGAACCCTCCGCTTCAATGAATTGCGGCGTAAGCTGCCGGCCGTGACCCAACGCATGCTGACCAAGCAGCTGCGGGAACTGGAAGAATCCGGCCTGGTATCACGCACCGTCTATCCGGTCGTGCCGCCGAGGGTCGAATATGCAATGACGCCGCTCGGCATGACGCTCAAGCCCGTCATCCAGGCGTTGGCAGCCTGGGGTGACGATTATGTCTTCTGCAGCCCGGAAGGCCGTGAACTGCGCCTGGCTTCAGACGGCCTGCGTGCTCCGGTCGCGGCGCTCGAGGCGTAG
- a CDS encoding MFS transporter: MSEIAANISVDSRNSIDSQDQALPSAMTVALVQLALACGGFGIGTGEFAIMGLLPNVAETFSVTTPQAGYVISAYALGVVVGAPVIAVLAAKMARRTLLLTLMLIFAAGNISSAMAPTFESFTLLRFVSGLPHGAYFGVAALVAASMVPAHRRARAVGRVMLGLTVATLLGTPLTTFFGQSLDWQVAFFSVGVLGLLTVVLIWFYVPKDRVSAEAGFLRELGAFRRPQVWLTLGIAAVGYGGMFAMFSYIASTTTEVAMLPETAVPIMLVLFGVGMNAGNFIGSWLADKSLLGTIGGSLIYNIVVLTTFSLTAANPYLLGLSVFLVGCGFAAGPALQTRLMDVAADAQTLAAASNHSAFNIANAIGAWLGGLVIAGGYGFAATGYVGAALSFLGLFVFAASLRLERRDRSTQAV; this comes from the coding sequence GTGAGTGAGATTGCCGCCAATATTTCAGTCGATAGCCGGAACTCCATTGATAGCCAGGATCAAGCGCTGCCATCGGCAATGACCGTGGCGCTGGTCCAGCTGGCGCTCGCCTGCGGCGGCTTCGGCATAGGCACTGGCGAATTCGCGATCATGGGGCTGCTGCCCAATGTCGCCGAAACCTTTTCGGTCACGACGCCGCAGGCCGGTTACGTCATCAGCGCCTATGCGCTCGGCGTCGTCGTCGGCGCACCTGTCATTGCCGTGCTCGCCGCAAAGATGGCGCGCCGCACGCTGCTTTTGACGCTGATGCTGATCTTTGCCGCCGGCAATATATCGAGCGCCATGGCGCCGACCTTCGAAAGCTTTACGCTGCTGCGCTTCGTCAGCGGCCTGCCGCACGGCGCCTATTTCGGCGTCGCGGCGCTTGTCGCCGCCTCGATGGTGCCGGCGCATCGCCGCGCCCGTGCTGTTGGCCGCGTCATGCTCGGCCTGACCGTTGCGACACTTCTCGGCACGCCGTTGACGACATTCTTCGGCCAGTCGCTCGACTGGCAGGTGGCGTTTTTCTCGGTCGGCGTGCTCGGCCTGCTGACCGTGGTGCTGATCTGGTTCTACGTTCCGAAGGACCGGGTTTCCGCGGAAGCGGGCTTCCTGCGCGAACTCGGCGCCTTCCGCCGACCGCAGGTGTGGCTGACGCTCGGCATCGCCGCTGTCGGTTACGGCGGCATGTTCGCGATGTTCAGCTATATCGCCTCGACGACGACTGAGGTGGCGATGCTGCCGGAAACGGCCGTTCCGATCATGCTGGTCCTCTTCGGCGTCGGCATGAATGCAGGCAATTTCATCGGCTCGTGGCTCGCCGACAAATCGCTGCTCGGCACGATCGGCGGGTCGCTCATCTATAATATCGTGGTGCTGACCACCTTCTCGCTGACCGCCGCCAACCCCTATTTGCTTGGGCTTTCCGTCTTCCTCGTCGGCTGCGGCTTTGCCGCCGGCCCGGCGCTGCAGACGCGGCTGATGGATGTTGCCGCCGACGCGCAGACGCTTGCGGCCGCCTCCAACCATTCCGCCTTCAACATCGCCAATGCGATCGGCGCCTGGCTCGGCGGCCTCGTCATCGCCGGAGGTTACGGTTTTGCGGCGACCGGTTATGTCGGCGCAGCACTATCCTTCCTCGGCCTGTTCGTCTTTGCAGCCTCGCTACGCCTCGAGCGCCGCGACCGGAGCACGCAGGCCGTCTGA
- a CDS encoding diacylglycerol/lipid kinase family protein: protein MKLVGFFNRDGGTFKTTDMLAYEKRAEAAFREAGHDFDAIVFSGKEIIPAMERAAKRDDIDGIVAGGGDGTISAAASIAWKNGIALGVVPAGTMNLFARSLRVPLDIWQALDVLASGEVDNVDIASANGRPFIHQFSAGLHARMVRYRNAYSYRSRLGKIRASTKAALGVIFNPPEFEVEFEAIGMRERRRVSAISVSNNPFGENALLYADNLRSGELGFYTANPLKPLGVARLAIDMLRGKVRENADVMVMHPAEVHLHFPKLRSKANCVMDGELLPLERDVSIRLHPGELKVLVKQGLAAQVNADERREPAA from the coding sequence ATGAAGCTTGTAGGCTTTTTCAATCGCGACGGCGGGACCTTCAAGACCACCGACATGCTGGCCTATGAAAAAAGGGCGGAGGCGGCTTTCCGCGAAGCGGGGCACGATTTCGACGCCATCGTCTTCTCAGGAAAGGAAATCATTCCTGCGATGGAGCGGGCGGCCAAGCGCGACGATATCGACGGGATCGTCGCCGGCGGCGGCGACGGCACGATTTCGGCGGCGGCATCGATTGCCTGGAAGAACGGAATTGCGCTCGGCGTCGTGCCTGCCGGCACGATGAACCTATTTGCCCGCTCGCTGCGTGTGCCGCTCGATATCTGGCAGGCGCTCGATGTGCTTGCCTCCGGCGAGGTCGACAATGTCGATATCGCCAGCGCCAACGGCCGGCCCTTCATCCACCAGTTTTCCGCCGGCCTGCATGCCCGCATGGTGCGCTACCGCAACGCCTACAGCTATCGGTCCCGGCTGGGCAAGATACGGGCGAGCACCAAGGCGGCTTTGGGCGTCATCTTCAACCCGCCTGAATTCGAGGTCGAGTTCGAGGCGATCGGCATGCGCGAGCGCCGCAGGGTGTCGGCCATATCAGTCTCCAACAATCCCTTCGGTGAGAACGCGCTGCTCTACGCCGATAATTTGAGGAGCGGCGAGCTCGGATTCTATACGGCAAATCCGTTGAAACCCCTCGGTGTCGCCCGTCTCGCCATCGACATGCTGCGCGGCAAGGTCCGGGAGAATGCCGATGTCATGGTGATGCATCCGGCCGAAGTGCACCTGCACTTCCCGAAACTGCGCTCCAAGGCGAATTGCGTCATGGACGGCGAGCTGCTGCCGCTCGAACGCGACGTCTCTATCCGGCTGCATCCGGGCGAATTGAAGGTTCTCGTCAAACAGGGGCTCGCCGCTCAAGTGAATGCGGACGAACGCCGCGAGCCCGCTGCGTAA
- a CDS encoding glutamine synthetase family protein translates to MASDRMDGKADNGDPRFEILIVGMNGDLRGKQLPPGAADKVWAGDIRLPTSTQSLDIWGDDNDDITGLSLTIGDPDGKVIPDRRSLAPMPWAPEGSMQVLATMHEFDGSPSFMDPRAILASVLERYAARGLTPVVATELEFYVMSGDWRETGRPCPPESLTYRGEPNGFQLYDMSAVDALDGYLQTLRAYAKAQDLPADATTAEFGPGQFEVNLLHRADALAAADDCLYLKRIAEQAARRHGLKSTCMAKPYSEHAGSGLHVHASIIDGQGRNILDAKGGEPKLIKSVISGLLDTMRAAQLIFAPFANSYRRFQPGSFAPVDLTWGSGHRGTAIRIPDKDGPAARIEHRVAGADVNPYLLLAAILGGMLTGLDGELDPGEETTPSHIPANTTRLTHDFLSAVETFRTSPFIADIFGARYQALYGDTKRKEALAHLRTVSDFDYRTYLPRL, encoded by the coding sequence ATGGCGAGCGACAGGATGGACGGCAAGGCCGACAACGGTGACCCGCGTTTCGAGATCCTGATCGTCGGCATGAACGGCGACCTGCGCGGCAAGCAGCTTCCGCCCGGCGCCGCAGACAAGGTCTGGGCCGGTGACATCCGCCTGCCGACCTCGACGCAATCGCTCGACATCTGGGGCGACGACAATGACGATATCACCGGCCTGTCGCTGACGATCGGCGATCCCGACGGCAAAGTCATCCCCGACCGGCGCAGCCTGGCGCCGATGCCCTGGGCGCCCGAGGGTTCGATGCAGGTGCTCGCCACCATGCATGAATTCGACGGCAGCCCGAGCTTCATGGATCCACGCGCCATCCTCGCTTCGGTGCTGGAGCGCTATGCGGCGCGCGGGCTGACGCCCGTCGTCGCCACCGAGCTGGAATTTTACGTGATGTCGGGAGACTGGCGCGAGACCGGTCGTCCCTGCCCGCCTGAAAGCCTCACCTATCGCGGCGAACCGAACGGTTTCCAGCTCTACGACATGAGCGCCGTCGACGCGCTCGATGGCTATTTGCAGACCCTGAGGGCCTATGCGAAGGCGCAGGACCTGCCGGCGGATGCAACGACGGCGGAATTCGGTCCGGGCCAGTTCGAGGTCAACCTGCTGCACCGCGCGGATGCGCTGGCAGCTGCCGACGATTGCCTCTATCTCAAGCGCATCGCCGAACAGGCAGCACGCCGCCACGGGCTGAAATCGACCTGCATGGCCAAGCCCTATTCCGAACATGCCGGCTCCGGCCTGCATGTGCATGCGAGCATCATCGACGGGCAAGGCCGCAACATCCTCGATGCCAAGGGCGGCGAGCCGAAGCTCATCAAATCGGTGATATCAGGCCTGCTCGACACCATGCGCGCAGCGCAGCTGATCTTCGCTCCCTTCGCCAATTCCTACCGCCGCTTCCAGCCGGGCTCGTTTGCGCCTGTCGATCTGACCTGGGGCAGCGGCCATCGCGGCACGGCGATCCGCATCCCCGACAAGGATGGGCCGGCCGCACGCATCGAACACCGCGTCGCCGGCGCCGACGTCAACCCCTATCTGCTGCTGGCGGCGATCCTCGGCGGCATGCTCACCGGTCTCGATGGAGAACTCGACCCCGGCGAAGAGACGACGCCCTCGCACATACCTGCGAATACGACGCGACTGACGCATGATTTCCTCAGCGCCGTCGAGACCTTCCGCACCTCGCCCTTCATCGCCGATATCTTCGGCGCGCGTTATCAGGCGCTCTATGGCGACACCAAGCGCAAGGAAGCGCTTGCGCATCTGCGCACCGTCTCGGATTTCGACTACCGCACTTATCTGCCGCGGCTCTGA
- a CDS encoding aspartate aminotransferase family protein, which yields MPDTYPPSNLAAIDAAHHLHPFADMKKLNAEGARIIQRGEGVYIFDNHGRKYLDGFAGLWCVNIGYGRREIADAATRQMNELPYYNTFFGTTSTPATLLAQKVTSHAGERFNHIFFTGSGSEANDTWFRMARVYWSAVGKPSKKVVISRRNGYHGSTVAGASLGGMKYMHEQGDLPIPGIVHIGQPYWYGEGGDLSPAEFGLKVARELEAKIDELGEENVAAFVAEPVQGAAGVIIPPETYWPEIDRICKARNILLVTDEVICGFGRLGAWFGHQYFGVEPDLAPIAKGLSSGYLPIGGVLVSDRIADVLINEVGDFNHGFTYSGHPVCAAAALENLRIIEEERLVERVRDDIGPYFGKAWAALADHDLVGEAVSIGLMGGLQLVAEKSTRTRYAKPDQVGALVRNHALANGLVLRATGDRMLASPPLVISHAEVDEMARITRLALDLAWKELKS from the coding sequence ATGCCCGATACTTACCCGCCCTCGAATCTTGCCGCGATCGACGCCGCGCACCACCTGCACCCCTTCGCCGACATGAAGAAGCTGAATGCCGAGGGCGCGCGCATCATCCAGCGCGGCGAGGGCGTCTACATCTTCGACAATCACGGCAGGAAATATCTCGATGGCTTCGCCGGCCTCTGGTGCGTCAATATCGGTTATGGCCGCCGGGAGATCGCCGATGCCGCCACCAGGCAGATGAATGAGCTGCCCTATTACAACACCTTCTTCGGCACGACCTCGACGCCGGCGACGCTGTTGGCGCAGAAGGTCACATCCCATGCCGGCGAGCGGTTCAACCACATCTTCTTCACCGGCTCCGGCTCGGAGGCGAACGACACCTGGTTCCGCATGGCCCGGGTCTACTGGAGCGCCGTCGGCAAGCCGTCCAAGAAGGTCGTCATATCGAGGAGGAACGGCTATCACGGTTCGACCGTCGCCGGCGCCAGCCTCGGCGGCATGAAATACATGCATGAGCAGGGCGACCTGCCGATCCCGGGCATCGTCCATATCGGCCAGCCCTATTGGTACGGCGAGGGCGGCGATCTCTCGCCCGCCGAATTCGGTCTCAAGGTTGCCCGCGAGCTCGAAGCGAAGATCGACGAACTCGGCGAGGAGAATGTCGCCGCCTTCGTCGCCGAGCCGGTGCAGGGGGCTGCCGGCGTCATCATCCCGCCCGAGACCTACTGGCCGGAGATCGACCGCATCTGCAAGGCGCGCAATATCCTGCTGGTGACCGACGAGGTGATCTGCGGTTTCGGCCGACTGGGCGCCTGGTTCGGCCACCAGTATTTCGGTGTCGAACCCGATCTGGCGCCGATCGCCAAAGGGCTTTCCTCCGGCTACCTGCCGATCGGCGGCGTGCTCGTCAGCGACCGCATCGCCGATGTGCTGATCAACGAGGTGGGCGACTTCAACCACGGCTTCACCTATTCCGGCCACCCGGTCTGCGCTGCCGCAGCCCTCGAAAACCTGCGCATCATCGAGGAGGAAAGACTGGTCGAACGCGTGCGCGACGATATCGGCCCCTATTTCGGCAAGGCCTGGGCAGCGCTCGCAGACCATGATTTGGTCGGCGAAGCCGTCAGCATCGGTCTGATGGGCGGCCTGCAGCTTGTTGCCGAAAAGAGCACGCGCACCCGTTATGCCAAGCCCGATCAGGTCGGTGCGCTGGTGCGCAATCACGCGCTGGCGAACGGTCTGGTGCTGCGCGCCACCGGCGACCGCATGCTCGCCTCGCCGCCTCTCGTCATCAGCCACGCCGAGGTGGACGAGATGGCGAGGATTACCAGGCTGGCGCTGGATTTGGCCTGGAAGGAGCTGAAATCCTGA
- a CDS encoding type II toxin-antitoxin system RelE/ParE family toxin yields the protein MKPKRLIIAPSAIEDLRNIRRYIAESSPHYAQEFLADLTAKIAWIAEVDFTGSPATTLRKACAACPIGTAASITAPIATASWSYA from the coding sequence ATCAAACCGAAACGTCTGATTATCGCTCCATCCGCCATTGAGGATCTGCGGAATATTCGGCGCTATATCGCCGAAAGCAGCCCCCACTACGCGCAGGAGTTCCTGGCCGATCTGACCGCGAAGATCGCCTGGATCGCCGAAGTGGACTTCACCGGATCTCCCGCGACCACATTGCGGAAGGCCTGCGCGGCCTGCCCTATCGGAACCGCTGCGTCTATTACCGCTCCTATCGCGACCGCATCGTGGTCCTACGCGTGA
- a CDS encoding type II toxin-antitoxin system ParD family antitoxin, translating to MARAKTFSLGDTYDGILSDLVRNGRFGTETEAVRAGIRMLADHELKMQVLRKDIHAADAEIEAGLGKEYATGADLLKDVMNES from the coding sequence ATGGCACGGGCAAAAACCTTTTCCCTTGGCGATACCTATGACGGGATCCTATCGGATCTTGTCCGCAATGGCCGGTTCGGCACCGAAACCGAGGCCGTGCGGGCAGGCATCCGTATGCTCGCCGACCACGAGCTGAAAATGCAGGTGCTGCGTAAGGACATTCATGCGGCGGACGCCGAGATCGAAGCCGGCCTCGGCAAGGAATACGCTACCGGCGCGGATCTCCTCAAAGACGTCATGAACGAAAGCTAG